The Primulina huaijiensis isolate GDHJ02 chromosome 10, ASM1229523v2, whole genome shotgun sequence region TTATCCTCGTTCCAATATCTTCTTGTTGTGATTTGTTTTATGTCTTTCCATTGTAATAATTTCACCTTTTGGCCTGACCTTTTGGCCTGCATGTGTATCATGCACATTGTAAGACTCAAGGGCATTCGAAACTTCTGATTGTATCGTTCCAGTATAAACTGTTGTCAAGGGCATTCAATAATTGTGCTTCGAAAAATTCTGATTGTATCGTTCAAGTATCATGCACGTTGTAAGAATTCGAAACTTCTGATTGTATCGTTCCAGTATAAACTGTTGTCAAGGGCATTCAATAACTATTCTTTtccaaggttccaaatattaAGTAATCAgtcattaaatatatttaatctgAACTAGGAAATGGATCGTGCAACGCAGGTGAGAGAATTTACACATGAACTTAATTATTTTCTCAGCATGTTCAGTCTCAGTTATTGTACTTTCTTGGANATCACGATTTTAGCCCATTAGATTTAGTATTACCTATAGACTATAGAAGAGCGGGCTAAATTTGTAAAAACACAATTCATTCTTAAGACAAATTCAAACTTttcgaataaataaaaatgacaataatttattttaaaattcataagaATCACTTGTACTGCTTCAACTTGAAAAAATTCGCATGTtttcatggttttttttttttttttaaatcttaactaCTTTATTTTTAGTTGTATAATAGAATAATTATGTGTTGGTTGTTTATTAAGTTAagctcaaaattaaaatgatcagTTAAAGTTTTGGCTATTAGGCTTTAGTATATCTAATAGGTTGTGAGTTtttaatgtgtagagacatatgtgttattttgtttttatgatgtACTAAAATAGAAATATCGGAAGATAATGATAGACATTATCTATATATGGGTCATGGTCCCCAGATCATGCGACATCACGTTTCCTATTCTTTTCTCTATTAAGAAAATAGCTTAGAAGAGGAAACTAAAAGATTATCTCAAGGAAAAGAGCTCGTAGATGTAGAAGCTCAAGACACAGTATAAAGAATTCAGAATCATGGCTTCAGATATGCTTCCAGTTAAATTTTCAGTTAAATTCTTCATGATCTAGCATGATGAATTCTGTGGTTTATAGATTTCCCCCAATAAGTGGTATCAGGGCCATTCATGCTTGAATAATTGAGATTTGCTTAAATTTTTTGGATATTATTTGGTTACAGATCTAGAAaagaaaattatgtttaaaattttttttatatgacttcagagttggaaaatttttttgttgaaacaaatattttaaagtttcagttttggtaaagatattttgattgaaaattttaaggtttCGGTATAAGACTTCGATTTTTCGTCGAGTTTTTGTTCaacgaaaaaaatatttttaagtaaatCGAAATTTGGGTTAAAATTTTTCACTAAAATCGACATAGGGCGTGTCTACAGTGCCCAAACAGACGTAGACGCGCACAGACTCCTTTTCGGGCCCCCCGAACACCCAGGACTGTCTAGGCAGTTGCGGTCGCGCAATTTTGGGTCGCCCCCGCACACCCAAGACATTTTGGGCAGTAAAAAAAATTCCGGAAAATCCATATTGCGAGTGCTAGGGCGCTCGAAATCGCGTCCCCGCGCACCCAAGACATTTTGGGCAGTAGCAGGTGCGCTGGGACGCGATTTCGAGCGCCCTAGCACTCGCAATATggattttttagaatttttttacaGTTAATGTTTATTCAGTTTAAggttaaatatttaattgttcaaataatgataaggttatatgtattttaaaatatattgagTGAAAATAAAATGTCACCAAAGTGACATGTTTTATGGaaattaatttgttttgaaaTGAAAAAGGATTTGTATATGTGATTTATATAGATATCGATCGACCCGAAAGAAgattgatatttaatataattacatatgcACTTGTGGTGGTAAACATATAAGGTCTAGAAAATTCGAATTatgtaacctgactgcatgcaatctagaattttactaaaatatgttgttaattatttttaaagctttaaatgcatgattattgcatggaaatgtgttttatttcatggtttattaaGATTTAATGCATTAGGGCTTTTAGTAGTATTTCGCGCTCAAACGAAGAACGGAGACTGAGGAcagttaaggaaaaatatttttattaaataattatttttaattatttaatatatggtgtaattaagggtgattttcgaaaatggaatttgtagggtatttttactcgtcagatcatattttaaatcgttACGCGAATTTTAGCAAGTCgagagactttttgagggttcggacaatattttcaaaagcgtacctaaatgaaatatttttcgggagtgttttTGGACTCGATGAGACTATTTTATTGCATAATGGATTTAAAATCCTTTTAAacctcattatttttaattaaagatcCATTAGCACTTAATATTATACCTAAACCCTACAACCAGACCCTAAACCTCCCACCCTAGCTTCGGCCGCCCCCTTCTCATTGCAGCAGCAGCTTTTCGAGAGATTCATCAACTTTTCCTGTTGGTTTCTCTCAAGTTTTTTCAAATGATCTCTTCCCTGTATATCCGGTGCACGTTCTACGCGATTATCTCTAAGTTTTCGAGCGTAAatatgcaaaggcacgtcaAATTCCTTTCTTTTCTTATCGATCACactatattatgtattttgaatGGTATTTGCATGTTATAACATGAATATGGCTGCACGCACGGTTTATGAAtgttttttcttggtttttcatGGATATGTTGGACTTTAATCCCTCTCACTCGCGTTTTTCTTGCATGGTCGAAGGGGCTGCCGGATCTTTGAGGTTTAGGAGTCATTTTACAGCAGGTTTCAAGCATTTCTAAGGGCTATATCAGATCGGAACCGAGGTAGGGTAAGGGCCGATGGTATTTCCTTGGTGTTAGGGTTTGAAGTGCTAGGTCGGATGAACGAGGGAAGACCACCATGGATGGATCGTTCTGGGTGCTGGTTCAGGTCGTCTTGGGTCTGTGTCAGGGCTAGGAACGGTCCATGGTCTGGTGGTAGAAGGGGCTAGGCTTGGATCAAAGCTTGAGGACAAGTTAGGTCACGTTTTGGGCAAGTTTGAGTGATCCAGGTCACAAGGGCTGTAGGCATGGGGTAGGTTGGGTCGTCAGGTACACATGGGTCTGGTCATAGTCTTAGAAGGGTTAACCAAGTTCTGGAAGCGTCGATTTCGGGTCTAGATCGAACCATTTCTTCTGACTCTTTTTCAAATTCGATAAAGGTTGGTTGATCGTATATTTCATTATAGTTCTATGATTCAGAGTATCCTTTCCTATTTGATCCCTTCTTTTGTCCCTTCCAGGCGATTGGAAAGACAAATTGCCTATCTTTTCTTTCATCTTGGGAGAAATACGATCGGAAAGAGCTAATTCAAACCCCTCCGGTAAAATAAGAACAGCCCCTACATTCTAGGAATTCGTTGAGAGTTAGAATATATTCGTGTCTTTTGATGTAAAAGGTTGATAGATGGAGATAAACATTTGGTTAAAATATCCAAATCTCTTCGTTCTTGATTAAACGAGCAAATCGGTGTTTTACAACCAATCACAAGTTTCAGAGGCGAATTGAAAGCTAAGCAGTGGGATCATGATTTTCCTACCCCCAGAGGGAAAGATACTTCCCTTTTGGGCCGGTTGTGGGCGAGGAGGGAATGGGAACTTGATGAGTCGATCCACCTTCACGTCTTGATTTTACTGCTATATCGGATCCCAAATTGACGGGTTAGTGTGAGCTTATCTCCAAATCACTGGTATGGCTATCGAAATCGTGAGGAACAGGGGAGGATACACGTTACACCGTGATAAAAGGCAAACGATTCAATAGATTGGTATGAATTTTTGAAAGATTACTactataagaattttcaaattcaatttctttgtttttaagTACGTACGTAATTCAACAAGAAATTTCCTTACCTGCCCAATTTCTAATGAATCAAGAAAACCATTTCTCAGACTGATATATATGAGTAGTTCAGATGGCTCAACCTgaaggagttcgggggtacTACTGACTCTTTTGTGGCGAAGGGTTGGATACGATCACTGGAGTTGAACTTCCAGTACTTAGAGATGAGAGACGGCGACAGGGTCAGGTGCGCCACGTACATGTTGAGGGACGACACATCTCTCTTGTGGGAGGGAGCAGCTCACGGGGTAGATTTGGCTACCCTTACTTAGAATCAGTTCAAAGACATATTCTACAACAAGTACTTTCCAGCAAATGTCcagagagtttatgagtctccgacaTGGAGATCTATCTATGGCTGAGTTTATCCGGAGGTTTGATAGGgactgtcactttgtgccccttgTAGCGAGAGATGCGGcagagaagttgaggcattttatggatggtctcAGACTCAGTATTCGTCGAGACGTTATGTTGATGAGACCGGCTACCTATGATGCTGCCATTGCCTGTGCTCTTCATGTAGAACAGGGCCTCAGGGATATTGACGCCGAGATGCAGCGGAAGAGGAATCAGGCCCAACAGAGCTCGCAGCCACAGAAGAAAAAGTTCACCGGGCTACTAAGGCATTAGGTGCAGCAGAAGCCTCAAGGACAGTTCAAGAAGCTCGGACAGCAGAGGCCATCGTAGGCTCCAGGGGCTCCTAAGCCGGAGGAGAGTCAGCCTTGCAAGCAGTGCAATAGGTTCCACTACGACAAGTGTATGTGGGGGACCTTCACGTGCTTTATATGCAAGAAAGAGGGCCACAAAGCAGCTGATTGCCCTAGGAACAAGGGCCCAATTACTGGCAGGGCCTATGTGAAGCATGCCGAGGAGGCGGAGGTTGAGTCAGACTCGACACTGATCACCGGTAACccttatgtttaaaatttttatttatcgcCTCGATTGCATGGGATATTATGCAATTCGTTGGAATTATTTTTGGGATTGagaacttaaaataaaataggttgcatgttctaataGGTGGACTTAAGGATTGAACTGATTTAATTAAGATCTTTAAGGACCAAAATGCAATAACCGAATTACAGGGACCTAATTGTAAAATTCGAAAGTCGCGAGGTTGTTTCgcatttttcgaaattttgggattaaattaataattttcgaaaattttggagCCTAAATTGAGTAGATTCGAATTTTTAGGGGGTTAGaatgcaattttcaaaaaaaaaagaatgactAAATTGtagaaaattcgaaaatttgaaggtgaaattgcaatttttgaaaatttctaagggcaaattttgtaattttcgaGGGCTTCTAGGACTAAATTGGAGATTTTCGAACATTTTGGGTTAATCAATGATAGAAAATTtcttaagtttcaacacgatcagatttgatggtatgttcTGTCACAGgaaggatatatatttcaggtgtagACACGTATGCACTATTGGATtccggagctacacattcatttatatccAAGTCATTTGTCAAGCGACTAGAAATCATACCAGAAGCTTTGGATTTGGGATTCAGGGTTTCGATTATGTCCGGATATCAGATGTTTACCTCGTAGATAGTGAAGAGGTTGGAGCTTCGGTTACAGAAAAATACGGTGCAGGCAGATTTGATTTTGCTACCGTTGTCGTAGTTCGACATTATTCTGGGTATGGTGTGAGACACCATGATCTAACTAACGTTACTTACGTAGATTATGAGTAGTAAATCAActcataatataattataattggaAATAGATTTGAAATAGTCTATTCAAATAGAAATAAACTAGACAAGTTGAAAATACGCTTAAAAACgattgaaaacaaaaacaatatttGCAGCTTTCTCAATTTGAACAAATTATGCTTCTCAAAATTGCCTTTTTCTTCATCAATGTTCCGCAATCTATAGTAGCGTTAAAGATGAAACATGTGGTGTCATGGATTTCTCAAAATTGCCTTTTCTTCGTCTTAGAATCCGCTTCAGATTATACAGGATTGTTATATTTTCATAACTCACTCTCCAATGAAATAATCTTGTAATTTctgaataattttatattattttaaaaaaaaaaccctgaAAACTTGGTCTTAGCCACGAGTTTTATTCGATTccagaattttttttactaattaatGTGAACTTTCATAATCAATAATTGATATTTTTCTATTCTAGATGAGGTGAAATTCACTGCACGTAGTGTAGCTAAATATTAGCCTTTGGAATCTCTAAGATGTGGTGTGACCTTTTAGAAGATATATGGAACCCATTGAGGATCAAGCCATGAAAAAATTACAAGATTCCCACAATAACAAAAATTGATTCACTTTTGACTTTTCTCGTATGTTAGACTTCATATTTCAAATCGTGCTATATTTTTCTCAAACAATATTTGTaccaattattaaaaattaaataaactaaagaacatatatagataaataaaatataattaataattgataaaaacattttattcatctttttttaaaaaaataaatcgacTGTAAATTGTATTGCAAgaaagataaataattaaaacaatatattgattttttaaattaaaaaatagatgaatttaatattttataaatgattaattatattttattaatccaTGATGTTTATTacgtttaatttttaatatttgtgcAAATGAGATTTGTTTAAACAAAATGTAGCACGATTTAGAGCATAATCTGCTCGAAGTTGTTAGCATTCTTGTTTAATTTCATTGCTACTTTTATTGAAACCCAGCTTTTAGCACTTTCACTTTTAAGAAAACTTAATAGCACTTTTAATTATactaaaacttttaaattcctttattttattcaaattctttttttttttttcaaataaccaaatattttcaatgattTGTGACGAAGTTATGACTGGTTTGATGGATTTGGATGTCAGTATTCGTGTTGGGTTTTCATTGCCAATTTGACGGCTTTGGAAGTCGGCCTTCGGGTCGGGATGCCTCTGCTAATTTGACGGCTTTGGACGTCGGCCTTTGGGTCGAGGTACCTCTGCCAACTTGACTGTTGACGACGTATCGAAGTCGGCTTTCGAGTCCGGATGCATTGCCAAACTTGGATTCTTGTATGTTTGATTAAACGCCTGTGACTGATGATTGCAAAAGGTTCCGACCCGCACTTCATAAAAGTATTTCTGAGGatttttaattgatgatttgaggTTAAGGAAGATCTAAGgaaaatgttgaatgttgaTGCTATGGATAATGTGGTTCATGTTTGAGGTTAAAGTGATGATATTTCATGAGTTTTATTATGGCACTTTTGAAAATGTATGTGTGCTCAAGTGttattttaatatgaaaaaggattatgttattataaaaatttgaaatgaggaaaaaaataattatgttaaaattttgaagaaaatgtTTAATGAATGtactatttttattatatggTATTCGTTATGTCCGAAGGGACTTGCTGAGTTTCTAGGTCAATAGTTTTCATCGATGCAGGTATAGATGACCGAGTTAGTGCTGACCGACGAGTATGGATGCGGTTCATGTTAGGAAGCACTTAATCAAGTCATTTTAGTATTTCTGTATTTAGGTTTGAGTttatgaattattaaaaatttgaattattgctTCTAGGTGAgatgttattttataatatgGTGAAATTGTCAAATGATAGATTGTTTTGAGGATTTTTATTCTTGAGGGTGAcgatgaaaatttttattttatggtttATGAAGGTATTCTAAAATTTGAAAGTTAGTTAATATTATTTacaagtttataaaaaaaaaatcgcatGTTTTTAAGAAATGTTTTAGGATGTTTCATTTTGGATATATAAAAAATAGGATTTGGAATtggatttgaaaattaaaaaaaattcttatattaaaattttttttttcttatttttaaattttttattaataatatttctaTAAATATTCATATNNNNNNNNNNNNNNNNNNNNNNNNNNNNNNNNNNNNNNNNNNNNNNNNNNNNNNNNNNNNNNNNNNNNNNNNNNNNNNNNNNNNNNNNNNNNNNNNNNNNNNNNNNNNNNNNNNNNNNNNNNNNNNNNNNNNNNNNNNNNNNNNNNNNNNNNNNNNNNNNNNNNNNNNNNNNNNNNNNNNNNNNNNNNNNNNNNNNAGTAGTGTGAATTGATAATAtagatttataataaattgtattttgtaagttttttataaaacacttaaaatttaCAAGTaagttatataaatttaataataaaaataaatttattgtttttaaaactaaaattctgttgggtgcaataattgtctctactTGGTatagcgatcgaaccgtggtgcttgagctgctgtgcggtttaaaagatttgagttgcaccattaccactagctatagattttggtaaagcggcaagcgctcggtcctacaattggtatcagagccaaggtcatgggttcgattcccattgattgcaagtagtgcaattattgggagggagattgttgggtgcaataattgtctctgcttggtagagcgatcgaaccgtggtgcttgagctgttgtgcggtttaaaagatttgagttgcaccattaccactagctatatattttggtaaagcggcaagcgttCGGTCCTACAAATTCCATAAAATCTAATGAAATCTTACCAATGTTGTTAGGATTTAACTTTGTTAAATGAAATCACACGAAATCCCATAAATtatcaatcatatttttaaatctcatttcatcaaacactaAAATGATATTTGTATTTCCAAATCCCATCAAATTATTTCCAATTTCATTTTGCCACACAcacgataaaaaaaattgtggttCGAATGTCTATTTATCTATTGTTTCttatgcaaaaaataaaaaataataataaaaaataaaaataggagaatttttttatgaaaacattattGTTTAAATCGATATTTAAAAAAGAGTGAGAGTGTAAGTTTtgattcaatacacacattttaaatattattttttaacattcaaatattcaaatattcaatacacattttaaatattattttttaacattttccaGATTTATTgggaaattaattttattttgaattttggtctattaaattttaaaattttggtggTAATACACAAACTTTTGAGTTTCCATTATTTTGCTTCAATTACTAACGTGCAATTAGATAAGTGAATAGTTTTCGATGTCTTGTCTGTAAATTTTCAAAAGCTCATAAGCATTTTTCGATGAAATAAAACTTATAATAATTTAAGTGTAACGAtgatgaattatatatatataNGTTTATTGTTGTATGCTATGAAATTATGCAACTTtgagataaaaaaattcaacgactttaaaattatattgaatatttaGATGTGATTATTCAAATTGCAATAATATTATCTTATTATTGTTGCatattttagaataataatcaattggTTGAAATGTATAATGATTATTGATGTGCAATTATTATTGGActtgttttgtgatttttcaatttataataaccgaaaattgaataagtatgaaatttgaaaaataattctttgttataaaattttgagaatattgaatttttctaGTTAAATAACTAAgagaatgaagaaaataaaactgtcaagttatttttaaaccaaagaacatatagaaaaaaataaaggCAAACATCAATTACAGTCTATGAGTGAATAAAATATCGATTTCAACCAAAATAATAGATcgaaatgaattaatttcaaaatttggttcggtgttgacgtgcaataattgtccctaatAGATAGAGCAATCGAATAAAGTTTACaaggatataaatattataatttctaataaaatttattatacaatagtactatatttaaaaatattttttaataaataaaatttaaatttatttaatccaatttttatattgcaatttttatttaaaacacgattatttttaaaaaaaattctaaaatttcggTCGATTGTGTTATTGATCGAAATAatcgattttttcgatttggTTTGTTAGGTTTTCGCAGTAAagttcggtcggttcggtttgtTAGAAAAAAGTTCAGTTAATTCGATTTTAGAATATTCGATTCAATTTTAACTGAATCTATTATCGTTTAACACATGATGGAGCCAGCCCCAGGTATTTAAGAAGCCTAGCTCCGCCCCtgcatatatatatgtgtatatatacacacacagatatatatatcaaggcTCGTGGCACAATCAAGATTGCAGAACTTGTGATATTTTCTGGTCCAATAATTGGTATACACCATATTATGGATACCActcaaatttaaattcaaataattttacaaaaaagaTAGAATCTGTTACATTGAAATTGAACATAAAACCTCAGAAAACATCAGAGAAATGGATTCTCTCCAACAATGGCTAGAACAAAGCTCCATCTTCCAACCCTCCACTCTAATCCCAGCCATCTTACTTCTCATACTTTTAATCTATCTTTCAAACAAGAAATTCAATACCCAAAACGTGAAACTTCCCCCAAACCCTCCGAAGCTCCCCATAATAGGCAACCTCCATCAACTCAGCAAACACCCCCACCTCTCTCTCTACTCTTTATCCAAGAAATATGGTCCCATTTTTCATCTTCAGCTTGGCGAAATCCCCACTGTAATCATTTCGTCGGCCGAGATGGCGAAAGAAGTTCTCAAAACGCACGATCTTGCGCTCGCGAACCGGCCTCAGATATTCGGGGCCAAACATCTTTTCTACAACTGCACGGATATGGCATTTGTGTCGTATGGCCCGTACTGGAGGCATGTAAGGAAGATATGCATATTCGAGATCTTGAGTGCCAAAAGGGTCCAATCCTATGAGTTTGTAAGGGAGCAAGAAGTTGTTAAACTGATTTATCGTATCGAAGAATCATCGTATCCTCAGACGTTAAACCTGACAAAGCTGCTGCATATGTATGCTAACGATGTTCTTTGCCGGGTTGTGTTTGGGAAAGATTTCTCAGCAGGTGGGGTATATGAGAGGCTTgggtttcaagaaatgcttgaAGAGTTTCAAGAACTGCTCGGAGGGTTTGATGTCGGTGATTTCTTTCCTTCGTTGGAGTTTGTTCACACTTTGACAGGCAACAAATCCAGGCTTCTGCGTGCTTTTAGGAGATTTGATGAGTTCTTTGATGGGGTTATCGAAGATCATTTGAACTCCAACAACATGAGAGATCACAAGGATTTTGTGGATATCTTGCTTGAAGTGCAGAAGGATAATATTCAATATTGTGAGATTCCTCTAACCTTGGATAATGTCAAGGCAATCCTCTTGGTACGTAAGCCGTGCAAACTTCTTATTTAGGCTAGGCAGAATATTTATTAAACTCTACTGTTAAATAATGTGTACACGTCATTGACACAGGGTAGATAGTTGGATGATTGTCACATTAGTTAGACAGCTGGACACTAGCTTGATTAGTCAGGATATAAATAGCTTTACTTTTGTAATCAAACCCAATTCTGGAAATTCATTTTACTTTCCTCTTCTTTCCCATTTTCTCTCTGAACGAGAAGCTTAACCGCTTCAATGGCAGATCATTGCTTCtctttaacatggtatcagagcttatcTCTTCCGCAAATCTGTCCATGGCAGCACATACTACAAATTTTAGCTTCAGTGATCCCCTCTATTTGCATCCATCTGATGCTCCAGGTGTTTCGATGGTCTCGGAACTCTTGATTGGCACAGAGAACTATGGAGTTTGGAGTAGGAGCACTGCCAGCGAAAAACAAGCTCGGTTTCATCAATGGATCCTGTCGCAAGCCAGATGATAATCATCCTACTCTACATCAATGGGAGCGATGTAACGCAATTGTTCTCTCATGGTTAATGAGTTCGGTTTCGAAGGAAATTTTCAGCGGGATCATATATTGCACTGAGGCTTCCGCTGTTTGGACAGATCTAAAGAAaagattcgataaaatttgttgatcgagaattttttcttttcacCGTGAAATTTCACATCTCTCACAGGGCTCTTCATCCATT contains the following coding sequences:
- the LOC140986814 gene encoding cytochrome P450 71AP13-like; translated protein: MDSLQQWLEQSSIFQPSTLIPAILLLILLIYLSNKKFNTQNVKLPPNPPKLPIIGNLHQLSKHPHLSLYSLSKKYGPIFHLQLGEIPTVIISSAEMAKEVLKTHDLALANRPQIFGAKHLFYNCTDMAFVSYGPYWRHVRKICIFEILSAKRVQSYEFVREQEVVKLIYRIEESSYPQTLNLTKLLHMYANDVLCRVVFGKDFSAGGVYERLGFQEMLEEFQELLGGFDVGDFFPSLEFVHTLTGNKSRLLRAFRRFDEFFDGVIEDHLNSNNMRDHKDFVDILLEVQKDNIQYCEIPLTLDNVKAILLDMFAAGTDTTFITLDWGMTELITHPKILKKLQSDVRSKLGDRKFVSESDITQMNYLKAVIKEIFRLHPPAPVLLPRESMEEVFVGGYTIPEKTRIYINAWAIGRSQESWKDPDKFDPERFMDNEIDFRGKDFELIPFGAGRRSCPAIAFGSATVELALAQLVHSFDWELPPGVQPADLDMTEVFGITMHRISPLLVVAKPIFKGI